Part of the Triticum aestivum cultivar Chinese Spring chromosome 4D, IWGSC CS RefSeq v2.1, whole genome shotgun sequence genome is shown below.
TCGTTTACGGGGTATACAGTGAGCTCCCAGAGTGGACTGAGCCAGGGAAATGTTTACCAGAGACATGCTGCTTTGGCTTGAGTACAGCACAGGGCCTGATTGAGTTCAAGTGTGAGAGCAGCACCAGTAAACAGAGCTGGGTTCATGGCGTGCAAAATCTGCTCCAGCAGGTCGATGTAGCTGAACAAGTAGGGCACAGGCTAGAAACACTAAAACTCAACTGGTGCAGTTAGGGTTAGTACATGAACCCAAATTTGCAGGACAGTCAAAGCATGTTTTGGGCAGGTGGTATGTAACAGTAACACTGCTTGATTATTCTCATAAGTTCAACCCAGGTTAAGATACACCTAATGGCTCGACGTGAATATATTAACAAAAGAATAATGTATTGCTAGTTTTGGAAAAAGAATACACATTGTAAGAATTCATAATAAAAAAAAGGTTCAAAACACAACAGTCTTCATCACTTCATATGGCAGCACACGGAGCTCGCAGTATGACTTGATAGCTTCTGCTAGGCACTGCTTCTCAAGGTTCTCAGACTTCACAACAAAGCTATGTAATGTGTCCCTGTGAGAAACCCGTTCAACCTGCATCAGATGCAAAGGAGAAGATATTAAATTTCTAATTCCCAGCTGGAATAAGTGGGATAAAAATGCATTGGTTTAATAAAACTTCAGCACAGCATGTGCATCTTCACTAAGCAGGCAATGCCACTATGCCACAGCAGTTGTAATGTGAAAGTGACCAAGCATGACATTATTTTGGACACAGGTGGATGCTAACAAATCCCACAAGGGGAACGACCTGAAGAGATACTAGCCCAAGTGGTGAAAAGAAAGCAATTTAACACCCAACTGATGATTTGATTCAAGTCCAAACTATCATAAAAACTGAGACCAGGAGGAGTTTGTAAATGACAGATAGACAGTTGTGGCACTTAAGTTCAATATTATGCGAAAAATATTAGTACCATCTGCTCAATTATTGGCCCAGCATCAAGTTCGGGAGTAACAAAATGGCTAGTTGCACCAATCAActtcaccccagcattgaaggcctGAAAGAAGTTAGACAATTGTAAATAaattgaaaaaagaaaagaaagttcAGATCAGGTTCACAAATGTAACAATTTCAATACCTGTCTAGAAGGACTTCCTCCTTTGAACGAGGGGAGAAGGCCATGGTGAATATTAATAATATCTTTCCCGTATGATTTAAGAAAGCTTTCAGACATTACCTGCGACAAAAGAATGATTCGTGTCACCAATATTTTTTGAAGAAAAGGAGTTTCTGTGACCAATATTTGTGTGGCAGAAATATGTATTGCGTGTTAGTAGTATAGAATAATATAAAGTCTGTACACCTGATGGCGCCAAAGACAAAGATATTCATATGCCCCATAGAGATACAAGAATAGCGATCTCCTAAATATGCACATATTGCGAACTTTATTGCAGAAATCATACATAACTCTAGGAAATACCCAAATATCAGTCCAAACCTTTTATACAAATATGAGACGCTAGCGCGCCCTTTTCTTTCCATTGCAATGtagggaaaagaaaaggaaaacagagaCCGTGACAAAATAAGCCTACCTGCATATATCTTGCCAGCACAACAAAATCTGTGCCTTCAATCAATTCTAATATCTCTTTTTCTCTTTTATTCCCAGAAGTCGTTGGTAAGTAATGATAGGGGATTTCGTGCCTCTGAAGAAAACGCATCACATGATTATCTACAGGTCGATCATGGTTGCTGTACAAGAAAACAAAGAGCATATAAACTCCAGGAACAGCATATTCTGACAAGCAAAAAGTAACAAAGCCCGAAGAAAGAATTATAAAAGTATGATTCATACACCTTATCACACAATGAATGTCAACTGGAAGCCTGCCTTCTTGCCATCTATGCAGCAAGTCAAACAAGCAATGGtcctagaagaagaagacgaaaacATACTTGTCAAAATCACTACACAAAGAGAGATGTGTACATTGACATGTGGCATTAAAGGCATCAATTCCACAGAGAAATCATTGCCGGATGAAGTGCAAGGAAGAGGTACGAAACCGCGAACCTGCTTCGAAGCGAGGACTGCAATCTTGTACTTGGGGTCAATGTCAGGTACGCGCACAGTGGATTTCTGCGCATTGAAGCAGTCCGACAGATGGAGGAAGTCGGTGCGAAGCATGTCGCGCGGCCATAGCCTTGGATTGTAGGTGAACTCACTGCAAATTGGCGGCACATGAGCTGAAGAGAAGCGCATTATTCCTAGGGATAACTTGCTCGCAAGGAAGAGACACTTCGCTGATCTTATTTTTGTAATGTATAACTAACGCAGGAATAGAGTACGGCTCGGAACTGAACAGGAGATTGTGATGGGAACAAAAAAAAGTTTTGAGAGTGATTTCACCCGGGCCGCCATCGCCATGAGAAGGCTAGGGTGAGAGTACTACGTACTGCATAATCTGTAATGCCACTGAGGGGCTGATGTGCAATTCGTCGAACAGGTGTCGGGCTGACTGACAGACTGGCTGGTGTAGTAGGTGGATAAAGAAATGGGAGGTGGGAAATGGAGGCGGCGCGGCAGGGAGGCGGGGTGAGGGAGTACCTGCGGGCGTAGAAGACGGGGGCGTCGTCGGGGACGAAGACGTCGACGCTGTGGATGTTGCCGCCGCGGGAGGCGATGCACTCGGACAGCTTGGCCACGATGCCCACCGCGTCCTGGCCAACAGCATGCAGGAAACTCACTCACATCGGCTccgagaggaagaagagagggaaAAAATGAGAAGGGGCGTACGGGGCACTGGAAGAGGTGGATGCCGAGGAGGTTgccggcggggacggcggcggagaGCGGGCGGCGGGCGAGGGAGAGCATGGCTGGCGGGGGCggttggtggcggtggtggtggtggcgccaagcCCACCCATCGGCGCCGCTATTCTAATCTGGGTTCGTTCGTTGCTGGTTGGTGGAGTAGATCGGGTCCGGTGGGTGTGGGTGTTGGATCGCACCACAGCACCATGTTGCTTTGAGATTCGTGTTGTTCTCTTATTGCTTTTTAAATTTGCCGTGTTTCAAAAGCTTTCCGTTCCGGTTTTTTCCTCTCGTTTCAAAGTGTATGAGAAAAAAAAACAATGATAAAGTCTCAAGAAAGGAAAAACAATGTAGAGCTTTGAAACATGACGAATTCGAAAAGCACTGAATTAAAAAAAAAACACGCATCTCAAAGCACTCATAGACGGTACCAGATCCTTCTCATTTTGCACCGGGTGTTTTCTTCTTATTTCAGAATGTATCTTGATGTTCATTTGTGCCGTCGCGTATGAGTTAACCAGCTCCAAAGAAAGTGCACTCTATTTTTATTGGCACACAATGAAACATGGTGATACACGTTCAAACAAGCAAAAACCAAATATACTAACGAAACATTGTGAAACGAGACGAAATTTAACAACAATCAGGAAAAAATAGCATGAATCTCAAAACAACCACGAGCGATGGACACATTCACGGGATAGAATAACCACTCTTTGTCacggagctctctctctctctctctcggttggCGAGAAGAAAGGAGATTTCTTTACCAAGGGTTCTAGATATAATGGATGTTTAAATGAGCTTCAAAGGGTTTCGAATGTATGGTAAAAACCATCTTCGATTTACCGGATGATTCCATTCTTTGAAATAAATTGCAGTGATCTCTTTCCCTTCAGAGATTCCCTTGCATCGAGCTTCCTCTTTGTTTTCGTTCTTTCATATCGGCGTCATTGTTTCTCCCGCTTTCTCTGCGGTTAGTTTTTCTGTGGGCAAGGCTTGTGATCTCTACCTTGCGCTCTGACGTGCCCCCTGTAATCTCTTGCCCACCCGTCCCCTCGGTCCCTCCCCCCATCTTTTTGGCATAGCAGAAATCATTCATGTGGGTGTAAGCCTTACGTAGACCCTTCCAAAAAGAATTTGCGAGATTGGATGTTCTTGTGTTTCCTTTTGTAGGGTCTATCAAACAATCGCATTTTCAATTTTACGTTTTTTTATCTATATGTTTATGATAGCATACGCCCAAAATTCAAGCTACCAAATCGTTCCACTTTGACATCTACCTGTTAATGAACTCTTCTTCTCTATTTTGAGTAATGTTATGCTGGTACGCACTTGCTCATTTGCAAGTGATGCCACCTGAAATCACTCGTTGATCCAAGCGGGGGAGTGCTTTCTTGGCTCACAAGGgccgagaggaggaggaggaggaggagaagaagaagaagatgatgtaacTAATGTTTACCACCAATGGTGTGTTATACTTGGTGACATGGAATAGATCGCTTGTGTTGTAAAGTGCACATCAATATTTCTTGTGTAAAGTTATTCATTAGAAAATCTGAAGAAGAAATTGCTCCCATGTGTTTGTGCCTATACTATACTAAAAGATGTATATTATTATTATAATACTAAAAGATGTGTAAATCTAAAGAAATTAGTGGTTTTCCGGCTGATATACTAATATACTAAAGGAtgtatattattactattattataaAAGATGTATAAATCTAAATATGTGCCTATATTATACCAACCCGAAGTGGGGTCTTCCAGTGGAAGATGATGCGGCCTCCTCCATGCTAACATCCTCCGGCTCCACTCCTGACGGCAACTGCCAGTCAAAGCCGTAGAGGAGGCTAGCGAGGATGAACTCGACGTTCGCCACCGCCAAAGCTAATTGAGGGCATATCCAGGAAAAGAGAAAGTGCTAATTTATTGATCCCGGCCTATTACCAATGCAAGCATGCAGTGGCAGAGCTTCATAGGGGGCTATTGCCCTCTACTCTAGGAAAACTGATAAGGGTACCCCTAATGTCATTAGGCTTGAATATACGGTTTTACCGGAACTCAGTTAGCTGAGTTTTATTTATGGTCTCAGTCACTTTTCTCACCGTCCGATCGCCACGCACGAGATTTTGTCGTCGTTGTGCGTTGTGCCGTCCGAGGGACGCGGCTGCAGTCTCGTACAGCGGGCACCCCATGTGCATGAGTGCTGGCTTTTGTTTTTTCGTCTACGGAGCTGGGCTACGTGTGCTTTTTTTTTACCCAACCAAAAAAAGAAAGAGGATGATCGAAGGATGTGAATCGTTTTTAGCTGTTTGCATTCCTCTTTTGAATCGTACAGGGGGAGCCCATGTGAATCGTTGCTAGCTGTTTGCATGTAATTGTCATTTTCTTTTTTGAATCATGTTATTGTCATTTGTTGACCATAGGTGCCATGCTCAGCTCTTTTCTAACGACTTTCCTTTTCAGTTTTTTATCTCCCGATTAATTGTTTCCCTCTGAATTAAttgcttttatttttattttgttattttagttttaaaattttcTTATTCACTACTTAGTAGAAAATTGTTCCACTCTTTTCCTTTTCCTAATTTTCCTAATTAAGTGTATTCATTTATTTCAGATTAATATTTATTTCGTTACGATAGATTAAAGATTGACTGTTCGGGCTTTTCTTTGTGGGGGATTGACTGTTTAATCTTTCACTTTTTGTGTTTCTCTTCCTTTGTATTTTCTATATTTTCATTTTTCAATCTTCATATTTCATCTattttttacattttatttttcattttcatttaataTTTTTTGTGCCTTATTTTGTTTTCCTTCTTATTCTAATGACACCATTACTCAAGTCGGGTCGCAACTGCAAGTTTTTAAATGTGGTCGCATTTGCAAGTTTTTAAGTGGGGTCGCAATTGCAAGTATTCAAAGTCGGGGCATAACTGCAAGTTTTTAATTGTggtcgcaactgcaagttttcaaCCGGGGTCACAACTGCAAGTATTCACAATACGGTCGCAACTGCGAGTATTCAAAGTCGGCTCGCAACTGCAAGTGTTTAACTGTGGTCGCAACTACAAGTTTTCAAGTTGGGTCTCAACTGCAAGTTTTCAAATATTCAAAGTCGGATCGCAATTGCAAGTATTCAAAGTCGGGTTGCAATTGCAAGTTTTCAAGTGAGGTTGCAACTACAAAATTTTAAATGTGGTCGCAACTGCAAGTATTCAAATTCGGGTTGCAACTGCAAGTTTTCAATGTCAAGTTGCAACTACGAGTATTCAAAGTCCggtcgcaactgcaagttttcaTAGTTGGGTCGCAACTGCAAGTATTCTAAGTCAGGTCGCAACTTTAAGTTTTCAAGTGGGGTCGCAACAGAAAGTTTTCAAAGTTTTGAACGGCAACTGCAAGTTTTTAAGTGGGTTGCAACTGGAAGTTTTCATGGGGTCACAACTGCAAGTTGTAAATCAAGTCGCAATTGCATGTTTCAGATCCGGCCACAATTCTTTAAAAACATTCTTGGCTATTTTTCTCTTAAATATAGTGACTACTCACGGTCTTTTAGGGTCGATTTTTTCATCTCAATGCATCTTCTTTTTTCAGCCCAAATTCACGTGATGACAAACCCATCtaaaatgtttttttttcttttgtacatGTGTAGTAAATAGCTAATGAAAATCTGGCCCAACCCAACGAGAAAAAGAGTAGCGACCAATCCCTTTTTTTGCCTGGGGTCATGTGAGCTCAGGTGCCAGGCAAAACCATCAACAAAGAAAACCATCAACACAGCAAAAACAGAGCAAAATAGCGCGGCAAATGTGTGCGCCAAATCACTTGGGCCTCCAGGCTTTTATAAAGGAATAACAGAAAACGGCCGGGAAAACAACAAACGGGCTTCCGCTCAAACTCAGAAACAGAAAACGGGCTGACACAACTAGTTCATGACATCAGCTTACATCAGGTGATTAAGACCATACTATAACTCGGCTAGCTGAGTTCCAGGCGGTCCCATATAAAAAACACATGCAATTTCTTCTTCAGATTTCCAATGAATCACTAGTCTGTTACACAAGAAATATTGGTGTGCATTTTACAACACACAAGCGATCTATTGCATGTCACCAAGCATAACACACTGGTGGTAAACATTAGTTACATGTTCATATTCTTATCTGCTTTACATTGATTCTACTAATGAAATCAGCTGCGGAATGCATTTTTTAGCCCAAAAACGCCAAAAGACACTGtgtaaaaagaaagaaagaaagccgCCTCCCTCGCAAGGAAACGTACTCCGTAATACCGCTTCCGTCGCGGTGGAGGCGTGAGCCTGGGGCCTGGGCCGAGTTGTTGTAGTCCGCCGTCGTCTCGACCCACCAGCAGTCGGAAGTTGGAACCCCGTCGTCTCCAGATCCAAATCCTCCAAATCCAGATCACCCACCCACCCACCGGCCGCGATCCATCCATGGAGCTGGAGGCGCCGTCGCCGGCGAGGTACCTGCTGGGCGCGGCGATCATGATGGCCGGCGTCGTGCTGCCGCTCGCCTACATGATCTTCCGCAGcaagcgctcctcctcctcctccgccgcggcctccgtctcctccatcgcctccgccgcccccTCATCCTCCTTCTCCAAGCAGACGTAGGTGTGCTCTGCCTCTCTTTACCCCTCTGCTCGCCTCCGCTCCGGCGAACCCCCTCCTCCGCCCCTCTGAAAGATTGGCGCTTTGCTGACTCGGTTCCGCTCtccgtttgcctgcaggaacaagGGCCTCTTCTGATGGCCCGCGCGTTTGGTGCTCTTCTAGCTGGTAGCGCTAGCTCGTTTCTGCAAGAAAAGAGAAGAAATCCCATCTGTATCCGCGGTCTGTCTCGGGTGTAGTTGCAGTAGCATTTCAGCTGTGAATCTCTATCTGTAGTATGTATGTTTGTCTCTGAGCAGTTGAGCAAATTTTTTGGtgatgaaatgaaatgaaatgaaaggGAAACAAACTGGTTTTTTGTTAATACCTGTACAACTTTGATTGATACCATTGTCAACATGATCCTGGGGATGCAGCCCTGAACAGTCAGCTTGCTTGTTGTCACAGCTGATCCTGATCATAGTAGCATTATTGGCGTTGCGTGGTGGATAAACCGGAAATGTGTTTTTAGCTTACACACGTGCATCTGTTGTTAGACATAATCAAGAAGAATTCACCGATTGGCTAGTTTGTAACCTACCTGCCCTCGATTGTAGTTTTTGTCAATGGTCTTGGGGATGCAACCCTGAACAATCAGCTTGCTTGTTGTCACTGCTTATCCTGATCACAGTAGCATTGTTGGCGTTGCGTGATGGATAAATCGCAAATGTGTTATAGCTTACAATATGAATCTATGGTTAGACAGAATCAAGAAGAATTCACTGATTGGCTACTTTCTAATCTCGATTGTAGTTTGCTCACTGAATGCCGCCTTTTAACTTGGATGGCAGTGGTACCGTGTTTTGGTATTGCCCTCTTATATCTCTCAAGTATCCGGAAGATTGTTGTTTCTTTAGCACGGCTGTGCGCTAGGTAGGTGACTTGGCATTTTGCTGTGTATGATATACTTCCACGGTTATGCTTAAGTTTGCAATTTCTTAGCATCAGCCTGTGGCTATTTTAGTGCTGATACGTATTGGTTGAGTTCACCTTACAGTGTAGCTGGTGATTAAGCTATCTGAATAGAACACGAGGCCCTTCAGTTCTGTGTTATGTTTTTGACACCCCAAGGTTTTATGTGCACGAGAGGTAAATATGCTTTAACCATATAGTAGGTTGTTGCAATTGATCGGCATAGGCAAGTGACTGTTTCGGATAATGCGCATCAATTCAGCTCACTCTTTTATTATGAACTAGCTTTACTAAGATTTGAGTTTGCTCTTTTATTATGAACTAGCTTTACTAAGATTTGAGTTTGCATTGTGTTGGGGCTGGTGATATAGCAGAGAGATGCATAATTCAGTGCTCTTTTATCCAACTTATGCGATTTGTATGCGACACTCTGCCTGGCGGGGCTGTCAACTTAGAGCTGGTAAATGTAGATAACCTCTTGAGCCTGGTTCAGCGGATCTGAAGACGTCAATAGAACATAAATTAAAGTCTGATGGTGTTCCTGGTATGTAGGAAATGGGTAGAGTGTGCTTGGCAAGATACGGTAATCTAGCGAAGAAGACTGGAAACAAGATGTTCAATCTTAATAAAGGAAGAATGAAATAAAATGTTCATGGCCCGGTAAAAATAGGAGATTGGAAACATTATGGTTATATATCTAGTTGCTGGTCCTGACTGGGGGGGAACGGTCGAGTTTTCGGTTACTCTATAAGGGGAGCAAAGCAGAGATCATGCATGATGGATGCTCTTGTGCTGACATTCTTTTCAGTAAAGGGCGCGCCTATTTGGTTTGTATTGGGACGACGGTTGGCATCTGTAATCTGTTCGCTGAACTGGTGTTATATGCTGTACCTAATTGGTCTGAATGTGGAATTTGTGATGTATTACAACTGGtgtgcatgctggatagtggcgTGGATGAGTTTTTTCTTCTCTCTATACATAGATGTACAACTTTGATAGATATCATCATCACAAGGCAGTAGTGAGCCTGGAACTGGGAACATCAGTGACGCAGCCACGCTGCCAGCGCTATGGGTATATTGTTGAACTTTACTTTCTTTAACTTCTCATTTAGTCCCCGAGATTGCAATTTTGCGCGCTTGATGATTCGTCGTGCAGATTGGAATTTCATGCGCTTGATGATTCGTCGTCGGTGGCCAGCGACAATTTAACGGAATCCATGTTATTATTGCTCAGAGAAAACAAGTTTTTACCTACAGGCGATGCAAGCCCTCAAAGAGGGCTCGCTCACTAACAATGCATAAGAGGGAGGAGAAACAGTTAACAGCAACCAAAGACACAAAAAGAAGAGCTATTTGGAGTGAAGGAGGATTAAAAAGCAATGAATACCAGCCAAACATTACACAAACACGGTAGGCAGTACATCATATAACGAAATCCCGATTTAAATACATCATCATTGTGCCCTAAAAAATGTGTCTGTCCAAAAATCCTACACCGTTTGTTGATTGACCGACCGCAGCCGCATCAGGCCACGACCGATCGATGACagaaaaaaagggggaagaaacgACGCAATTATACTATACTTATTCCTCGCAAGTTGGTGATAAAAATCTCTGGTAGGTAGAATATAACTGACACAACAGTCTTCGAACTGGAGATAATACAAACATGATGAACACGGGGGCGAAGTCGTCGCCACTTATCTTATCTCGATTGTGTAGGGGAGcagaggaggcccgaggcgtccgcCCCGACCACCGAGAGCTCGCATATGCTGCACAACTGACCCTCGACCGAGGGCACGAACCGGGACGCGCAGTAGGGGCACGAGACGTCCTTCTGCCCGCGGTAGATCGGGACGAAGGTGGCCCCGCAGACGACAAACGGGTTTCTGAAGTCGTAGTTGAGCTGGTGGGCGTCCTTCCTGTCGCCGCAGGCCTGCAGGACCTGCCGGGCCTTCTTCGCCTGGGCCTCGTTCGGGCCGTTGTCCAGGAGCATGCGGGCAAAGTTTGCCGCGGTGGCGTAGTT
Proteins encoded:
- the LOC123099148 gene encoding uncharacterized protein isoform X2 — protein: MELEAPSPARYLLGAAIMMAGVVLPLAYMIFRSKRSSSSSAAASVSSIASAAPSSSFSKQT
- the LOC123099146 gene encoding formyltetrahydrofolate deformylase 2, mitochondrial, whose protein sequence is MLSLARRPLSAAVPAGNLLGIHLFQCPDAVGIVAKLSECIASRGGNIHSVDVFVPDDAPVFYARSEFTYNPRLWPRDMLRTDFLHLSDCFNAQKSTVRVPDIDPKYKIAVLASKQDHCLFDLLHRWQEGRLPVDIHCVISNHDRPVDNHVMRFLQRHEIPYHYLPTTSGNKREKEILELIEGTDFVVLARYMQVMSESFLKSYGKDIINIHHGLLPSFKGGSPSRQAFNAGVKLIGATSHFVTPELDAGPIIEQMVERVSHRDTLHSFVVKSENLEKQCLAEAIKSYCELRVLPYEVMKTVVF
- the LOC123099148 gene encoding uncharacterized protein isoform X1, encoding MELEAPSPARYLLGAAIMMAGVVLPLAYMIFRSKRSSSSSAAASVSSIASAAPSSSFSKQTNKGLF